A region from the Methanofollis liminatans DSM 4140 genome encodes:
- a CDS encoding ABC transporter ATP-binding protein, with protein MDAPVIRLEEVRKVYPRPAGDVVALNGVTLSIEEGEFVAIMGASGSGKSTLLNQLGCLDVPTSGRLLIDGTDVRDLSDIELTNLRRDAIGFIFQKFNLIPLLTAYENVELPLIMKHRRRDVSGRPAELLRKVGLEGEMITHTPPELSGGQQQRVAIARALANNPRILLADEPTGNLDSKTGTQIMDLLADLHQEGRTIVMVTHDARTAAYADRVVTISDGRIAR; from the coding sequence ATGGACGCACCGGTCATCAGACTCGAAGAGGTCAGGAAGGTCTATCCCCGCCCTGCAGGGGACGTGGTGGCGCTGAACGGCGTCACGCTCTCGATCGAGGAGGGCGAGTTCGTGGCGATCATGGGCGCCTCGGGCTCGGGCAAGTCCACCCTTCTCAACCAGCTCGGCTGCCTGGACGTCCCGACCTCGGGCCGCCTCCTCATCGACGGCACCGACGTTCGGGATCTCAGCGACATCGAGCTCACCAACCTCAGGCGGGACGCGATCGGGTTCATCTTCCAGAAGTTCAACCTCATCCCCCTGCTCACCGCCTACGAGAACGTCGAACTCCCCCTGATCATGAAGCACCGGCGCCGCGATGTCTCGGGCCGCCCGGCCGAGCTCCTGCGGAAGGTGGGGCTCGAGGGGGAGATGATCACCCACACGCCCCCCGAACTCTCTGGCGGGCAGCAGCAGCGGGTGGCGATCGCGCGGGCGCTTGCAAACAATCCACGGATCCTGCTCGCCGACGAACCCACCGGGAACCTGGACTCAAAGACCGGGACGCAGATCATGGACCTGCTGGCCGATCTCCACCAGGAGGGGCGGACGATCGTGATGGTCACCCATGACGCCAGAACGGCCGCATATGCCGACCGGGTCGTCACCATCTCTGACGGGAGGATCGCCCGATGA
- a CDS encoding metal-dependent hydrolase → MFILSHLVAGIIVGIILARAFHDRRAIPAAAFGALLPDIIDKPLGHIFLASSLGYGRIYSHTLLFLTIATLIGIVIFWRYRSILALAAAAGIASHQVLDAMWREPVNWLYPMFGPFTRGSGGRSFFDLVMSELAEPTEWILFAAVLLLGLALLYQERHETVRARFAPLLEKALLVLGILLLAAGLWVAGCAFLNLSCPLTGLRSPEDHLICGFVIMLAGIAALSCRKPQ, encoded by the coding sequence ATGTTTATCCTCTCCCACCTGGTCGCCGGCATCATCGTCGGGATCATCCTCGCGCGGGCCTTCCACGACCGCCGGGCGATCCCGGCCGCTGCCTTCGGGGCCCTCCTCCCCGACATCATCGACAAGCCCCTGGGCCATATCTTTCTCGCCAGTTCCCTGGGTTACGGGAGGATCTACTCGCACACGCTTCTCTTCCTCACCATTGCCACCCTGATCGGGATCGTGATCTTCTGGCGCTACCGCAGCATCCTCGCGCTCGCGGCGGCGGCCGGAATCGCCTCCCACCAGGTCCTGGACGCGATGTGGCGGGAGCCTGTGAACTGGCTCTATCCCATGTTCGGCCCGTTCACCAGGGGGAGCGGGGGCCGGTCCTTTTTCGACCTCGTCATGTCTGAGCTGGCCGAGCCCACCGAATGGATCCTCTTCGCCGCCGTCCTCCTCCTCGGCCTGGCGTTGCTGTACCAGGAGAGGCACGAGACGGTCAGGGCGCGGTTTGCCCCCCTGCTGGAGAAAGCCCTGCTCGTCCTGGGGATCCTTCTGCTGGCCGCGGGGCTCTGGGTCGCCGGGTGCGCCTTCCTGAATCTTTCCTGCCCCCTCACCGGGCTGCGGAGTCCTGAGGATCATCTCATCTGTGGCTTTGTGATCATGCTCGCCGGCATTGCGGCGCTCTCCTGCAGGAAACCACAGTAA